The genomic DNA TCCAGCCACAGCGCCTTCCCGTACGCCCGCACCAGGTCCGGCCGCGTCCGGCTAACGTGCGTCGCCGCGATCGGCCCCGTCGCGGACGGATGGTGCGCGCGGTACGGGTTGAACCACGCGTGCAGCTCCAGCCCGCGCCGGTGCGCCTCCTGGACGGCGAATGCAAGCGGATCGTAGAACGGTTCCGGCGCCTTGCCCATCTGCCCCGTCAGGTAATCCGACCACGGCTCGTACGGCGATGCATACAGCGCATCCGCCGCCGGCCGCACCTGCAGGATGATGGCGTTCAGCCGCATCTCCGCCGCCCGGTCCATCAGCCGCACCAGCTCGTCCTGCTGCTCCGCCGTGCTCAGCCCCGGCCGCGAAGGCCAGTCGATGTTCGCCACGCTCGCCACCCACACCCCGCGAAACTCCCGCTGCACCGGCGGCGGGGATGCGGGCGTCGCCGCGCCGAACGATGCGGATCGGCTAGCGGAGGCGCAGGCGGAGACGGACAGCGCGGCGGCAAAGGACAGGGTCTGAAGTAGCTTTGGCACGTGCTCGTCCAGAAGGTTAGGTCCGCGGTAAACGCTGTATTGACGTGGGGCGGGATCATACGTCTCGCACGGACAGGAATCCAGTCTAATAGGTTACGCGCGCCCACATATAGCCCGTGGGGACGTCGGTGTCGACCCATTCGCGGACTTCCTCGACGCGAACGCGGTGATTCGGCTCGATGGAGTCGATCGCTGGCGGGAGGACGTTCGGAATGCTCAACATCTCCTTCCGCACGTTCAACGCACCATTCGCTTCCGTAACTTTAAACGACTCGTGAGCCAATAAGTCTGGTGGCGTCCGGAGCGGGAAAGCCAAGTAACGCGTCTGCCACTGTTTGGATTTGGCATCGAAGGTTCCGAGGTATATCCACCCGGAGTGCACGGTGTTCGCCTCCGGCAAAGAGGATGGCGAACCGTGAGTAAGGGCGCTGGTGAACTGCTGCTCGAGTGCTTGCCCGAAAGGGGTTCCCGATGGGCTGCTAACGCCCGTTCTAGCGGCCAATGCCAAGTCATGGGGCGAAAGCCTCTGCAGAAGCCTGCTCTGCATCTCGGGCGGGAGATGGTCCGCGACCTTGTAGGCAAGATGCAGGGCCGAGTCTGAGCGCATGACATAAAAGGCGGCCGCTGCCTGCACAGTATCCTGGGAAAATACGTAAGGCAAAAGGGTATTGACCGTTGCCACCTCTTGCAGGCGACGCTGGTATTCTTGGATTTGCGTTTGCTGGCGATTGTAGGTGTAGGTGAACCACAGCGTCGCGATTGCGAGCCCGATCTTGGCAAGGATGTCCACCATGTTCCATACATCCGTTGCCTTACCTGCCCGTGTCTCGGCCGATGGATCCATATGTAGCTCCGATGGAAGGGGATGGAGGTGGTGGGCGAACCGGGAAACCTACCGACGGCGTTGCTGCTCCCTTAGAGGGACCGGCGGTCCGAACTTCTGGCTACTTCGGGAGCAGCTTGCCGGGGTGAGAGGTTCTGCGGCGACAGGAGCGTTGAGATGCTCACGCGCCGCACCTCATTGAGTCCTTCCGTCCTTCCGTAGCCTCCACTATGAATCGCCCATAGCGCGAACGCTACAATAAACGGAAGAAATAAGAGCTAAGGGCGCCTCGCGGATCCGAGAGGCGCCCCTTGCTGGGAAAGCTTGGTGTGCTGCCGCGCCCCAGTTACCCCTCCCGCGCCTCGTAGTCCGTCTTGAGGCTGGCGACGACGTTGGGGTCGGCGAGGGTGGTGGTGTCGCCCAGGGCGCGGCCTTCGGCGATGTCCTTGAGGAGGCGGCGCATGATCTTGCCGGATCGTGTCTTGGGCAGGTCGCCGGCGAACAGGATGTCGTCGGGACGCGCGATTGCGCCGATCTTCCGCACCACGTGGTCCGAGATCTCCTTCTTCAGCTCCGGCGTGGGCTCGCGGCCCTCCTTGAGCGTCACGAAGGCGGCGATGCCCTGGCCCTTCAGCTCGTGCGCCTTGCCCACCACCGCCGCCTCCGCGACGGCGGGGTGGTCGACGAGGGCAGATTCCACCTCCATCGTCCCGATGCGGTGGCCGGCCACGTTCAGCACGTCGTCGATGCGCCCGATCACCCAGAAGTAGCCGCGCTCGTCGCGCTTGGCGCCGTCGCCGGGGAAGTAGACGCTCTCCCCCGGCTGCGCATCGTCGCCCTCGCCCACGGTCATCCCCTGCCACTTGGACCAGTAGGTGTCGCGGAAGCGCTCCGGGTCGCCCCAGATGCCGCGCAGCATGGACGGCCACGGGCGCCGGATGGCCAGGAAGCCGCCGCCCACCGGCACGGAGCGCCCGTCCAGCGTGAGGATGTCGGCGCTGATGCCGGGGAAGGGCGTGGTCGCGGACCCCGGAACCGTCTCGGTCACGCCGGGGAGCGGCGTCATCATGATCGCACCCGTCTCCGTCTGCCACCACGTGTCCACGATGGGGCAGCGCCCGCCGCCGATCTGCTCGTGGTACCAGATCCACGCCTCGGGGTTGATGGGCTCGCCCACCGTGCCCAGCAGCCGCAGCGACGACAGGTCGTGCTTCGCCGGCCAGTCGGTGCCCCACTTCATGAAGGCGCGGATGGCCGTGGGCGCCGTGTAGAAGATGGTGACCTTGTGGTCCTCGATGATCTTCCACATGCGGCCGCGGTCCGGCGCGTCGGGGGCGCCCTCGTACATGACCGCGGTGGCGCCGTTCGCGAGCGGGCCGTAGACCAGGTACGAGTGGCCGGTGACCCAGCCCACGTCGGCCGTGCACCAGTACACGTCGTCGTCCTTGAGGTCGAACACCCACTTGGTCGTCGCGTACACCTGCGTCATGTAGCCGCCGGTGGTGTGCATGATGCCCTTGGGCTTGCCCGTGGTGCCGGAGGTGTAGAGGATGTACAGCAGGTCCTCCGCGTCCATCTCCTCCGCGGGGCAGTGCTCGCCCTCGCCGTCCACCGCGTCGTGCCACCAGACGTCGCGGCCCTCGGCCATCTTCGCGTCGCCCAGCGTCTCGCCGTCCGCGCCGTGGCGGCGGACCACCAGCACGTGCTCGATGGTGGGGCAGCCGCCCTCCTTCTCCACCGCCTCGTCGGCACCGCGCTTCAGGGCCACCACGCCGCCGCGGCGGTATCCCCCGTCGGCCGTGATGAGCACCTTCGCCTCGGCGTCGCGGATGCGGTCGCGCAGCGACTCGGCCGAGAAGCCGCCGAAGACCACCGAGTGCGCCGCCCCGATGCGGGCGCAGGCCAGCATGGCGATGGCCGCCTCGGGGATCATGGGCAGGTAGATGGCCACGCGGTCGCCACGCTTCACCCCCAGCTTCTTCAGCGCGTTCGCCGCGCGCGAGACCTCGGCGTGCAGCTCCTCGTACGTGAAGGTGCGCAGGTCGCCCGGCTCGCCCTCCCAGATCAGCGCCGTCTTGGTGCGGCGGGGGCCGTCCAGGTGCCGGTCCAGGCAGTTGTACGAGGCGTTCAGGGTGCCGCCGCCGAACCACCGCGCGCAGGGTGGATCCCACTCCAGCACGCGGTCCCAGCGGCGGAACCAGTGCAGTTCCTCGGCCCACTGCGCCCAGTACGCCTCGGGGTCGGCCTCGGCGCGCTCGTACGGCTCGCGGTCGTGCACGTGCGCGGCGCGGGCGAACGCGGGCGGCGGGGGAAAGCTCCGGTCTTCCTGAAGCAGGGTGTCCAGAGCGATTTCGGGCGTGGGCATGGGGGGCTTCTCCGGGAGCTCGCGTGCACCGGCGCGGCGCCGGGCGGGTTTGGTGAGCGGGGATGATGCGAACGCCGCCGCGCGCGCCGCAAGAGTGCGGCCATCCACGGCCCTCGGATCGCGTTGACGCGCGGCCCTGTTCGCGGCCGCAAACAGCGGGTTGTTCGGTAGATGCGACCCTGCCGCCGCCGCCGTCTCGCATCCGCCGGC from Longimicrobiaceae bacterium includes the following:
- the acs gene encoding acetate--CoA ligase; this translates as MPTPEIALDTLLQEDRSFPPPPAFARAAHVHDREPYERAEADPEAYWAQWAEELHWFRRWDRVLEWDPPCARWFGGGTLNASYNCLDRHLDGPRRTKTALIWEGEPGDLRTFTYEELHAEVSRAANALKKLGVKRGDRVAIYLPMIPEAAIAMLACARIGAAHSVVFGGFSAESLRDRIRDAEAKVLITADGGYRRGGVVALKRGADEAVEKEGGCPTIEHVLVVRRHGADGETLGDAKMAEGRDVWWHDAVDGEGEHCPAEEMDAEDLLYILYTSGTTGKPKGIMHTTGGYMTQVYATTKWVFDLKDDDVYWCTADVGWVTGHSYLVYGPLANGATAVMYEGAPDAPDRGRMWKIIEDHKVTIFYTAPTAIRAFMKWGTDWPAKHDLSSLRLLGTVGEPINPEAWIWYHEQIGGGRCPIVDTWWQTETGAIMMTPLPGVTETVPGSATTPFPGISADILTLDGRSVPVGGGFLAIRRPWPSMLRGIWGDPERFRDTYWSKWQGMTVGEGDDAQPGESVYFPGDGAKRDERGYFWVIGRIDDVLNVAGHRIGTMEVESALVDHPAVAEAAVVGKAHELKGQGIAAFVTLKEGREPTPELKKEISDHVVRKIGAIARPDDILFAGDLPKTRSGKIMRRLLKDIAEGRALGDTTTLADPNVVASLKTDYEAREG